One region of Triticum aestivum cultivar Chinese Spring chromosome 6B, IWGSC CS RefSeq v2.1, whole genome shotgun sequence genomic DNA includes:
- the LOC123135621 gene encoding uncharacterized protein → MLHLRQRVLSHLISAAPSPSTTPLLSLHRLLSAAAAPRISQNPSFAVDDYLVETCGLTRAQALKASAKLSHLKSPANPDAVLAFLAGLGLSGADVAALVARDPRFLCAGVEITLAPVVAGLTGLGLSNAETARLISLAPDKFRQRSVVSKLEYYLPLLGSIDNLLRPLKHGSGFLASDLDRDVKPNVKLLAECGLGACDIAKLFIQIPMVITSSPERVLGMVASAERIGVPRGSGMFRQALHSVAYLCEEKIAAKVEQLKKTLRWSDAEVRIAVPKLPVLLRRSNDVLQRMSEFLICEVGLEPTYIAHRPAMLTHSLEGRLRPRYHVMRFLKENGLLNHGRDYYNMVVASEKVFVEKFICPHEQAAPHIAEDYAATCIGEVPARFRFT, encoded by the coding sequence ATGCTCCACCTCCGGCAGCGCGTCCTCTCTCATCTCATCTCCGCCGCGCCCTCTCCTTCCACCACCCCACTCctctctctccaccgcctcctctccgccgccgctgccccccgCATTTCGCAAAACCCTAGCTTCGCCGTCGACGACTACCTCGTCGAGACCTGCGGCCTCACCCGTGCCCAGGCACTCAAGGCCTCCGCCAAGCTGTCCCACCTCAAGTCCCCCGCCAACCCCGACGCCGtcctcgccttcctcgccggcctcggcctctccgGCGCCGATGTGGCGGCCCTCGTCGCCAGGGACCCGCGGTTCCTCTGCGCCGGCGTGGAGATAACCCTGGCCCCCGTGGTCGCTGGGCTCACCGGCCTCGGCCTGTCAAATGCCGAGACTGCGCGCCTCATCTCGCTTGCCCCCGACAAATTCCGCCAGAGATCCGTCGTCTCCAAGCTGGAGTACTACCTGCCGCTCTTGGGCTCCATCGACAACTTGCTCCGGCCGCTCAAACACGGCTCCGGCTTCCTCGCCTCCGACCTCGACAGGGATGTCAAGCCCAATGTGAAGCTCCTAGCAGAGTGCGGGCTAGGTGCTTGTGATATTGCCAAGCTGTTCATCCAAATACCGATGGTCATCACCTCCAGCCCAGAGCGCGTCCTCGGGATGGTCGCGTCCGCCGAACGTATAGGTGTGCCCCGTGGCTCTGGGATGTTTAGGCAGGCGCTGCATTCTGTCGCATATCTCTGCGAGGAGAAGATTGCCGCCAAAGTAGAACAGTTGAAGAAGACATTAAGGTGGTCAGATGCCGAGGTCCGCATTGCTGTGCCCAAGTTGCCGGTTTTGCTGAGGAGGTCAAATGACGTGCTGCAGCGTATGTCGGAGTTCCTGATCTGCGAGGTGGGGTTGGAACCGACGTACATTGCTCATCGCCCTGCTATGCTCACTCATAGCCTGGAGGGCCGGCTCAGGCCCCGGTACCATGTTATGAGGTTTCTTAAGGAAAATGGATTGCTAAATCATGGCAGAGACTACTATAATATGGTGGTGGCCAGCGAGAAGGTATTTGTGGAGAAGTTCATATGCCCTCACGAGCAAGCTGCACCACACATTGCTGAAGACTATGCAGCCACTTGCATAGGGGAGGTGCCTGCTAGATTCAGATTTACATGA